The Saccharomyces paradoxus chromosome VIII, complete sequence genome has a window encoding:
- the PCL5 gene encoding Pcl5p (Cyclin~similar to YHR071W), translating to MYGNHRFTPDSKEFNAVVKSKEFSTSRNPYQTPPSEYNSIHHQTNHIKRKTNLAITISNFLSEISRPLSNGKINNSTHNILKFLNEVLKRSKCSKENAILATFYFQKIYQSRDAQNESSLPEFSHCSRRIFLCCLILSHKFLNDNTYSMKNWQIISGLQAKDLSLMERWCLGKLNYELAVSYDELLLWETNTLMKKKFRSGTPANAPVKRPRESDHDCDAHSWKLIKSC from the coding sequence atgtaTGGAAATCATAGATTTACCCCTGATTCCAAAGAATTCAATGCTGTCGTCAAGAGTAAGGAATTTTCCACTAGCAGAAATCCGTATCAGACTCCACCTTCAGAGTACAACAGCATCCATCATCAGACGAATCacatcaaaagaaagacaaaTCTAGCAATCACCATATCAAATTTCTTGTCTGAGATCAGTCGGCCTCTTTCAAATGGCAAAATCAACAACTCCACCCACaacattttgaaatttttgaatgaagtACTTAAGAGATCAAAGTGTAGTAAAGAAAACGCTATCTTGGCCACTTTCTACTTCCAAAAGATTTACCAATCAAGAGATGCCCAGAATGAGTCCTCGTTGCCTGAATTTTCGCACTGTTCCCGGAGGATTTTTCTCTGTTGTCTTATTCTGTCAcacaaatttttgaacgaCAATACCTATtcgatgaaaaattggcaAATTATAAGTGGGCTTCAAGCCAAGGATCTATCTCTCATGGAAAGATGGTGTCTGGGTAAGCTTAACTACGAGCTGGCCGTTTCATATGATGAGCTTTTGCTATGGGAAACAAACACtctaatgaaaaagaagtttCGTTCCGGAACTCCCGCCAACGCTCCGGTGAAGAGACCCAGAGAATCTGATCATGATTGCGATGCGCATTCTTGGAAACTAATTAAATCTTGTTAG